In the genome of Vicia villosa cultivar HV-30 ecotype Madison, WI linkage group LG7, Vvil1.0, whole genome shotgun sequence, one region contains:
- the LOC131619623 gene encoding F-box/kelch-repeat protein At3g06240-like has translation MGATIKHIHDDFAFVVLSKLPLKSLIRFCCVRKSWSDLFDNTYFMNMFRKNFLLKNHSHYNDTSLLLRFDESWIADNPCKSGMYSLSGERYENMIQLDLPDLLRGEWSFQILGSTSINGFLFIDCKQSGKVVLWNPNTNEYKVIPPSPFSIKFTTVYHGIYGFGYDSVRNNYKVIRQVELFNYNEERSSFWEIYCLKTNTWKTVDIDMPIYYQDNAEVHLYKDEKCHWLAKCKTYGRDSETHNKVYLLSFNMSDEMFVTTSIPSDVEDDVDYRYLAMLSESIALISVYAETTSFHISILSEVGRNESWTKLFILKSLSCIGRPIGVSKNCDIFFIKEDGELAWINLSTEKIENLGLNGAFNCKVINHKKSLVKGN, from the coding sequence ATGGGTGCGACCATCAAACATATACATGATGATTTTGCATTTGTTGTTCTGTCAAAGTTgcctctcaaatctttgattagaTTTTGTTGCGTACGTAAGTCATGGTCTGACTTGTTTGATAATACTTATTTTATGAACATGTTTCGAAAGAACTTTTTATTAAAGAATCATTCACATTACAATGATACATCGCTCCTTCTACGTTTTGATGAATCGTGGATTGCTGATAATCCATGTAAATCTGGAATGTATTCTCTATCTGGTGAAAGATATGAGAATATGATACAATTAGATTTGCCAGATTTACTCCGCGGAGAATGGTCATTCCAAATTTTGGGTTCAACTAGTATCAATGGCTTTCTGTTTATTGATTGTAAACAATCAGGAAAAGTTGTATTATGGAATCCAAATACAAATGAATACAAAGTCATTCCTCCAAGTCCTTTTTCTATTAAATTTACTACGGTATATCATGGGATTTATGGGTTTGGATATGACTCAGTAAGAAATAATTATAAGGTGATTCGACAAGTAGAATTATTTAACTACAATGAAGAGAGAAGCTCCTTCTGGGAGATATATTGTCTAAAGACCAACACTTGGAAAACAGTTGATATAGATATGCCGATATATTATCAAGATAATGCGGAAGTTCATTTGTACAAGGATGAAAAGTGTCATTGGTTGGCTAAATGTAAAACATATGGACGTGATAGTGAGACACATAATAAGGTTTATTTGCTATCATTTAACATGAGTGATGAGATGTTTGTTACAACATCCATACCTTCAGACGTGGAGGATGATGTTGATTATAGATACTTAGCGATGTTAAGTGAATCAATAGCATTGATTTCAGTTTATGCAGAGACTACTAGTTTTCATATTTCAATTTTAAGTGAGGTTGGAAGAAATGAGTCATGGACTAAGCTCTTCATTTTGAAGTCATTATCTTGTATTGGTCGTCCTATTGGAGTGAGCAAAAATTGTGATATATTCTTTATAAAAGAGGATGGAGAGCTAGCTTGGATTAATTTAAGTACAGAAAAGATTGAAAACCTGGGTCTTAATGGAGCTTTTAATTGTAAGGTGATCAATCATAAGAAAAGTCTTGTGAAAGGtaactaa
- the LOC131619626 gene encoding F-box/kelch-repeat protein At3g23880-like: MEKSTVSAINKHVNDDLAFLVLSKLPIKPLTRFRCVRKSWYQLLENSYFMNMFRKNFLFKNHSFYNDTSLLLYYDMSWFADNLNKSGMYSLSGERFENMIYIDWSNLFNRDEWSFNVLGSTSINGYLCIEGKHTGRVILWNPTTEEYKVIPPSPFSNQSIVPQVCLYGFGFDSIKDDYKIIQHLVFSHGTYNNEDATWKDGSSLWEIYCLKSNSWNTLDVNMPTYYLDEVGAHAYMDGVCHWLGKSKTGEWDCDMHNEVELVSFTLSTEMFVTTSLPSNLSDNDYKYLAILNGTITLILSNAETTSFEISILREVGTKDSWVKLFIIKSLACIECPIGVSKNGDIFFIKKNEELAWFNLGTQNIGELCLKGAYYCKIINY; encoded by the coding sequence ATGGAAAAATCAACAGTGAGCGCAATCAACAAACATGTAAATGACGATTTAGCTTTTCTTGTTCTGTCAAAGTTGCCTATTAAGCCTTTGACTCGATTTCGTTGCGTACGTAAATCATGGTATCAGTTGTTGGAAAACTCTTATTTTATGAACATGTTCCGAAAGAATTTCTTATTCAAGAATCACTCTTTTTACAATGACACATCTCTCCTTCTATATTATGATATGTCATGGTTTGCTGATAATCTAAATAAATCTGGAATGTATTCTCTTTCTGGAGAGAGATTTGAGAATATGATCTACATAGATTGGTCAAACTTATTCAATAGAGATGAATGGTCGTTTAATGTTCTGGGATCAACTAGTATCAATGGTTATCTTTGCATTGAAGGTAAACATACAGGGAGAGTGATATTGTGGAATCCAACTACCGAGGAATACAAAGTTATTCCTCCTAGTCCTTTTTCTAATCAATCAATTGTGCCTCAAGTTTGTCTTTATGGGTTTGGTTTTGATTCTATTAAAGATGATTATAAGATTATTCAGCACCTAGTATTTTCTCATGGAACATACAACAATGAAGATGCAACATGGAAAGATGGAAGCTCCTTGTGGGAGATATATTGTCTAAAAAGCAACTCTTGGAATACACTTGATGTAAATATGCCTACATATTATCTAGATGAGGTGGGAGCTCATGCGTATATGGATGGAGTGTGTCATTGGTTGGGTAAAAGTAAAACAGGTGAATGGGATTGTGACATGCACAATGAAGTTGAATTGGTCTCATTTACTTTGAGCACTGAGATGTTTGTTACAACATCCTTACCTTCAAACCTGAGCGATAATGATTATAAATACTTAGCAATTTTAAATGGAACTATAACATTGATTTTAAGTAATGCAGAGACAACTAGTTTTGAGATATCAATTTTAAGGGAAGTTGGGACGAAAGACTCATGGGTCAAGCTCTTCATTATTAAGTCCTTAGCTTGTATTGAATGTCCTATTGGAGTCAGCAAAAACGgcgatatattttttattaaaaagaatgaagAACTAGCTTGGTTTAATTTAGGTACACAAAATATCGGAGAACTTTGTCTTAAAGGAGCCTATTAttgtaaaataataaattattag
- the LOC131619624 gene encoding F-box only protein 8-like, with amino-acid sequence MGATIKHMHDDFAFVILSKLPLKSLIRFCCVRRSWSDLFDNTYFMNMFRKNFLLKNHSHYNDTSLLLRFDESWIADNPCKSGMYSLSGERFENIIQLDLPNLLRGEWSFKILGSTSINGFLFIDCKQSGKVVLWNPNTNEYKVIPPSPFSIKFTTVYHGIYGFGYDSVRNNYKVIRQVVFFNDNEDGSSFWEIYCLKTNTWKTLDIDMPTYYQDYAEVHLYNDGMCHWLAKCKTYGCDSETHNKVYLLSFNMSDEMFVTTSIPSDVEDDVDYRYLAMLSESIALISVYAETTSFHISILSEVGRNESWTKLFILKSLSCIGRPIGVSKNCDIFFIKEDGELAWINLGTEKIENLGLNGAFNCKVINHKKNLVKGN; translated from the coding sequence ATGGGTGCGACCATCAAACACATGCATGATGATTTTGCATTTGTTATTCTTTCAAAGTTgcctctcaaatctttgattagaTTTTGTTGCGTACGTAGGTCATGGTCTGACTTGTTTGATAATACTTATTTTATGAACATGTTTCGAAAGAACTTTTTATTGAAGAACCATTCACATTATAATGATACATCTCTCCTTCTACGTTTTGATGAATCGTGGATTGCTGATAATCCATGTAAATCTGGAATGTATTCTCTATCCGGTGAAAGATTTGAGAATATCATACAATTAGATTTGCCAAATTTACTCCGCGGAGAATGGTCATTCAAAATTTTGGGTTCAACTAGTATCAATGGCTTTCTGTTTATTGATTGTAAACAATCAGGAAAAGTTGTATTATGGAATCCAAATACAAATGAATACAAAGTCATTCCCCCAAGTCCTTTTTCTATTAAATTTACTACGGTATATCATGGGATTTATGGGTTTGGATATGACTCAGTAAGAAATAATTATAAGGTGATTCGACAAGTAGTATTTTTTAACGACAATGAAGATGGAAGCTCCTTCTGGGAGATATATTGTCTAAAAACCAACACTTGGAAAACACTTGATATAGATATGCCGACATATTATCAAGATTATGCGGAGGTTCATTTGTACAACGATGGAATGTGTCATTGGTTGGCCAAATGTAAAACATATGGATGTGATAGTGAGACACATAATAAGGTTTATTTGCTATCATTTAACATGAGCGATGAGATGTTTGTTACAACATCCATACCTTCAGACGTGGAGGATGATGTTGATTATAGATACTTAGCGATGTTAAGTGAATCAATAGCATTGATTTCAGTTTATGCAGAGACTACTAGTTTTCATATTTCAATTTTAAGTGAGGTTGGAAGAAATGAGTCATGGACTAAGCTCTTCATTTTGAAGTCATTATCTTGTATTGGTCGTCCTATTGGAGTGAGCAAAAATTGTGATATATTCTTTATAAAAGAGGATGGAGAGCTAGCTTGGATTAATTTAGGTACAGAAAAGATTGAAAACCTGGGTCTAAATGGAGCTTTTAATTGTAAGGTGATCAATCATAAGAAAAATCTTGTGAAAGGTAACTAA
- the LOC131617741 gene encoding F-box/kelch-repeat protein At3g06240-like — MEKSLDATNEKVSHHIYDDIAFVILSKLPLKSFIRFSCVRKSWSLLFQNSYFMKMFRTNFLSKDHSHYNDTSILLQHITLHNYNVCVPKLYSLSGERFENMVKLDWPNPYEDPFDFIILGSVSINGILCIQDAGRAEGIRCIEELGRYVLWNPATGEFQITPTSTFAFESPCWDPIIDFHGFGYDRIRDDYKVIRHVVFHPGTDEDEDETWKDGYHSPLWEIYCLNSNSWKKLDIDMPRQYDGNVGVQVYVDGVCHWWGESESDSESESETCDEVYLASFDLSNEVFVKTSIPSNMDDTDTDIGIRCLVVLNGAIGWITNYHEATTFHISILGEVGVKESWTKLFVVGPLSCVEHLIGVGKKDDIFFKKNDNELVWFNLNTQRIEELGIKSDDGCKIVLYKESFLPFARINN; from the coding sequence ATGGAGAAATCATTGGATGCAACTAATGAAAAGGTTAGCCATCACATATATGATGATATTGCTTTTGTTATTTTGTCTAAACTTCCTCTCAAATCTTTCATTCGATTTTCTTGTGTACGTAAATCATGGtctcttttatttcaaaattcTTATTTCATGAAAATGTTTCGAACAAATTTCTTATCCAAGGATCATTCTCATTACAATGATACATCTATTCTCCTACAACATATTACACTTCATAATTACAATGTCTGTGTGCCTAAATTATATTCTCTATCTGGAGAGAGGTTTGAGAATATGGTTAAATTAGATTGGCCAAATCCATATGAAGACCCGTTTGATTTTATTATCCTTGGTTCTGTTAGTATTAACGGCATTCTTTGTATTCAAGATGCGGGAAGAGCTGAGGGAATTCGGTGTATTGAAGAACTGGGGAGATATGTACTGTGGAATCCGGCTACTGGGGAATTCCAAATCACTCCTACTAGTACTTTTGCATTTGAATCTCCTTGTTGGGATCCCATTATTGATTTTCATGGATTTGGCTATGACCGAATTAGAGATGATTATAAGGTTATCCGGCATGTAGTATTTCATCCTGGAaccgatgaagatgaagatgagacaTGGAAAGATGGATATCATTCTCCCTTATGGGAAATATATTGTCTGAATAGTAATTCTTGGAAAAAACTTGATATAGATATGCCTAGACAATATGATGGTAATGTCGGTGTTCAAGTGTACGTGGATGGAGTGTGTCATTGGTGGGGTGAAAGTGAAAGTGATAGTGAAAGTGAAAGTGAAACATGTGATGAAGTTTATTTGGCGTCATTCGACTTAAGCAATGAGGTATTTGTAAAAACATCCATACCCTCAAACATGGACGATACTGATACTGACATTGGTATTAGATGCTTAGTAGTGTTAAATGGGGCAATTGGTTGGATTACAAATTATCATGAAGCAACAACTTTTCACATATCAATTTTAGGTGAAGTTGGGGTAAAGGAGTCATGGACAAAACTATTTGTTGTGGGTCCATTGTCTTGTGTTGAGCATCTTATTGGAGTTGGCAAGAAAGACgatatatttttcaagaaaaatgatAATGAACTAGTTTGGTTTAATTTAAACactcagagaattgaagagcttgGTATTAAAAGTGACGATGGTTGCAAGATAGTGCTTTACAAGGAAAGCTTTCTACCATTTGCAAGAATCAATAATTAG